In Anaerolineales bacterium, one DNA window encodes the following:
- a CDS encoding NUDIX domain-containing protein, which translates to MNSITSKSQLLETLKAKRYHWDMMLNAIDKARMDEPGAAGYWSAKDIVAHITAYEHWLVEWLTAALQNTFPAPSPLDDADIERRNSRIYELTHSLSVEHVLTDARQKFDALLVVIEALPDAYFDDPQSAEWFMKPYWNKMRTIPEAVINLSSDHYEEHIPSIKEWIKKNGIVLHRDIRYQAAIVQDHHVLLAQMSTPDGRIFWLPPGGGREGDETPEECILREVQEETGLTVSVECLLFTTPDMPGGAYDFLHTYLCHPLSGTVRAGIEPEAEFMPVLLLQDLDWFDLRDPNTWRSKDELGIITFSWLERLRTELGYGCEGTPVSPGRGTDPAQ; encoded by the coding sequence TTGAACAGCATCACCTCCAAATCCCAACTGCTCGAAACCCTAAAAGCCAAACGTTATCACTGGGACATGATGCTCAACGCAATTGACAAGGCCCGCATGGATGAACCTGGCGCGGCGGGATATTGGTCAGCGAAGGACATCGTTGCACACATCACGGCATACGAGCACTGGCTGGTGGAATGGCTGACGGCGGCTTTGCAGAACACCTTCCCTGCGCCGTCTCCGTTAGATGATGCAGATATTGAGAGACGCAATTCACGCATATACGAGTTGACCCATTCGCTCTCCGTGGAACACGTCCTTACGGATGCGCGGCAGAAATTCGACGCGTTGCTTGTGGTCATCGAAGCCCTGCCGGATGCATATTTCGACGATCCGCAAAGCGCTGAATGGTTCATGAAACCATACTGGAACAAAATGCGGACAATCCCTGAAGCGGTGATCAACCTCTCCAGCGACCATTACGAGGAACACATCCCGTCCATCAAAGAGTGGATCAAGAAGAATGGTATCGTGCTTCATCGGGACATCCGCTATCAAGCCGCCATCGTTCAGGATCATCACGTCTTGCTCGCGCAAATGAGCACACCTGATGGCAGGATTTTCTGGTTGCCGCCTGGCGGCGGACGCGAGGGCGATGAAACGCCTGAAGAATGTATCCTGCGCGAGGTACAAGAGGAAACAGGATTGACTGTGTCGGTCGAGTGCCTGCTCTTCACAACTCCAGATATGCCCGGCGGCGCATATGACTTCCTGCACACTTATTTGTGTCATCCACTCTCCGGCACCGTCCGGGCTGGCATCGAGCCGGAGGCCGAGTTCATGCCGGTCCTGCTCCTTCAAGACCTTGACTGGTTCGATCTGCGCGATCCAAACACCTGGCGATCCAAGGACGAACTGGGCATTATCACGTTCTCCTGGCTGGAAAGATTACGCACTGAATTGGGATACGGATGCGAAGGAACCCCCGTCTCGCCCGGACGTGGAACTGATCCCGCCCAATGA
- a CDS encoding alpha/beta hydrolase, translating to MSKLNQKFQLPDGRKLGYDEHGPSNGKPLFYFHGSPSSRVESMLYVGEELLQSLGVRLIVADRPGMGLSDFQPNRRVLDFPKDTLALADHLNIERFAILAYSLGGPYGLACAYAVPGRLTKVGIVSGAAMFTEPELMKNINEGTRKFLTMPRESPFASRLFSGIMLGVMPRLLPKLFVAGAASVLPEADRVMVDFDPEFQRRFIRMVREATRQGTRGAFHESLLTVTERGFSLQDVQMPILLWHGEQDQNIPVEMARSLESAVPKCEARFYPNEGHLSLFKKNAKEIIGALVN from the coding sequence ATGTCGAAACTCAACCAGAAATTTCAACTGCCTGATGGGCGCAAGCTCGGCTACGACGAACACGGTCCATCGAATGGAAAGCCGCTTTTCTATTTTCACGGTTCGCCGAGTTCGCGCGTGGAATCCATGCTATATGTGGGTGAGGAGTTGTTACAGTCCCTTGGAGTTCGTTTGATCGTGGCAGATCGCCCAGGGATGGGACTTTCCGATTTTCAGCCCAACCGCCGAGTTCTGGATTTTCCTAAAGATACTCTCGCGTTGGCAGACCATTTGAACATCGAACGCTTTGCCATACTTGCCTATTCTCTCGGCGGACCCTATGGTCTGGCCTGTGCATATGCCGTCCCTGGGCGGCTGACCAAGGTAGGCATTGTAAGCGGTGCGGCAATGTTCACCGAGCCAGAGTTGATGAAGAACATCAACGAAGGGACACGTAAATTCTTAACCATGCCGCGCGAATCTCCTTTCGCCTCCCGCCTGTTTTCGGGGATTATGCTGGGAGTGATGCCCCGCCTTTTACCCAAGCTGTTTGTGGCTGGAGCCGCGTCTGTACTGCCCGAAGCTGACCGTGTGATGGTCGACTTCGACCCTGAATTCCAACGGAGATTCATCCGCATGGTACGGGAAGCCACGCGGCAGGGAACGCGCGGCGCGTTCCATGAATCGCTATTGACGGTCACGGAGCGGGGATTCAGCTTGCAGGATGTTCAAATGCCGATCCTGCTCTGGCACGGGGAGCAAGATCAAAACATCCCTGTGGAAATGGCTCGTTCTCTGGAGTCGGCCGTCCCGAAGTGCGAAGCGAGGTTTTATCCGAACGAGGGCCATCTCTCGTTGTTCAAGAAGAATGCCAAAGAGATCATCGGTGCGTTGGTGAATTAG
- a CDS encoding antibiotic biosynthesis monooxygenase, translating to MIARIWHGITPPAKADEYIEYLNETGVRDYRAVEGNLGVHVLRRIEGGQAHFLTLTFWDSLEAIKKFAGEEYEKARYYPEDKDFLLEFEEKVAHYEVMFSAPPLVS from the coding sequence ATGATCGCGAGAATCTGGCACGGTATCACTCCCCCTGCAAAAGCCGACGAATACATCGAATACCTGAACGAGACAGGCGTGCGCGATTACCGGGCCGTCGAAGGCAACCTCGGCGTGCATGTCCTGCGGCGTATCGAAGGTGGGCAGGCGCATTTCCTCACCCTCACGTTCTGGGATTCGCTCGAAGCGATCAAGAAGTTTGCGGGCGAAGAGTACGAGAAAGCCCGCTATTATCCCGAAGACAAGGATTTCCTTTTGGAATTCGAAGAGAAGGTCGCGCACTACGAAGTGATGTTCAGCGCGCCGCCATTGGTATCCTGA
- a CDS encoding GAF domain-containing sensor histidine kinase, whose protein sequence is MSIPANPHEEPGMSPVEFIRLQDELRKRNEELAAVNAALRESEGRLEQRVEERTRELSILLRLSHNITTTLKLEPLLGLILAELKEVVGYRLASISILEKENELLLLAARGKGMPQPGTRSPLNEHSNTMEVLRKRESASVPDLKADTPLAGRMRNNLAAQNLTGLGSWMSAPLVIRDQSIGLLALAHPDVNYYNPARVELAMAFADQAAVAIENARLFATEQRRAEQFRVITEVGKRVTSILSLNQLLVETARTIRESFGYHHVHIGMVEGERVVFKTRNAAQPEDEMFQCCEDATPIVGRQGISGWVAGTGESLIVPDVMKDVRFIPSKNDQTRSETAIPIKIKGRVIGVIDVESNRLNGFDESDLVVLQSLADQVAVAIENARLYEQAQHLAALEERQKLARELHDSVSQALYGIVLGARTARTLLDRDAPKAAEPMDYILSLAEVGLAEMRALIFELRPESLQTEGLVAALGKLVTALGARFQLKVQLEAGPEPDVPIEMKESIYRITQEALNNIAKHAQAQHVNVSLKTEIDGLALNVSDDGAGFDTSQQFPGHLGLHTMRERAEKAGGAFALDSTPNAGTRIQVRIPMAAR, encoded by the coding sequence GTGAGCATCCCCGCCAACCCGCACGAAGAACCGGGCATGTCACCGGTGGAGTTCATCCGCTTGCAGGATGAACTCCGAAAACGGAATGAGGAACTCGCCGCGGTCAACGCCGCCCTGCGGGAAAGTGAAGGACGACTCGAACAACGGGTGGAGGAACGCACACGCGAACTCTCCATCCTGCTCCGTTTATCGCACAACATCACCACCACACTAAAACTGGAGCCTTTGCTCGGTTTAATTCTCGCTGAATTGAAGGAAGTGGTCGGCTATCGGCTTGCGAGCATCAGCATTTTGGAAAAAGAGAATGAACTCTTGTTACTTGCCGCGCGTGGCAAGGGGATGCCCCAGCCTGGCACACGCTCCCCGTTGAACGAACACAGTAACACTATGGAAGTCCTTCGAAAGCGCGAATCCGCCTCCGTGCCCGATCTGAAGGCTGATACTCCGCTGGCGGGGCGAATGCGGAATAATCTTGCCGCGCAAAATCTGACAGGGCTTGGTTCGTGGATGAGCGCACCGCTGGTGATCCGCGACCAAAGCATCGGCTTGCTGGCATTGGCTCACCCTGATGTCAATTATTACAATCCTGCCCGCGTAGAATTGGCGATGGCGTTCGCTGATCAGGCAGCGGTTGCCATAGAGAATGCGCGTTTGTTTGCCACCGAACAGCGCCGTGCCGAACAATTCCGCGTCATTACCGAGGTGGGCAAGCGTGTCACATCCATCCTTTCGTTGAATCAACTGCTCGTTGAAACGGCACGCACGATTCGGGAATCCTTTGGCTATCATCACGTCCACATCGGGATGGTGGAGGGCGAACGAGTTGTCTTCAAAACACGGAACGCTGCACAACCAGAGGATGAAATGTTCCAATGCTGTGAAGATGCGACACCAATCGTCGGCAGGCAGGGCATATCCGGCTGGGTGGCTGGGACGGGCGAATCGCTGATCGTCCCCGATGTGATGAAGGATGTACGTTTCATCCCCTCGAAAAATGACCAGACCCGCTCGGAAACGGCGATCCCCATCAAGATCAAGGGACGGGTGATCGGCGTGATCGACGTGGAGAGCAACCGCCTGAACGGCTTCGATGAAAGCGATCTCGTCGTCCTGCAATCGCTGGCGGATCAGGTGGCGGTCGCCATCGAGAACGCGCGGCTGTACGAACAGGCGCAACATCTCGCTGCGTTGGAGGAACGCCAGAAACTGGCACGTGAATTACACGACTCGGTCTCACAGGCGTTATACGGGATCGTGCTGGGCGCCCGCACTGCGCGCACTCTGCTGGACCGCGACGCGCCCAAAGCCGCCGAGCCGATGGATTACATCCTTTCGCTCGCCGAGGTGGGACTCGCTGAAATGCGCGCGCTCATCTTCGAGTTGCGCCCCGAATCGCTGCAGACCGAAGGGCTGGTCGCGGCGCTCGGGAAGTTGGTCACCGCTTTGGGCGCGCGGTTTCAGCTCAAGGTCCAGTTGGAGGCGGGGCCTGAGCCCGATGTACCCATCGAAATGAAAGAGTCCATCTATCGCATCACGCAGGAGGCGCTGAACAATATCGCCAAGCACGCGCAAGCTCAACATGTGAACGTATCGTTGAAAACAGAAATTGATGGGTTAGCATTGAATGTTTCCGACGACGGCGCAGGGTTCGATACGAGCCAGCAATTCCCTGGTCATCTGGGTCTGCACACGATGAGGGAACGCGCCGAGAAAGCGGGCGGGGCGTTCGCGCTAGACAGCACACCGAACGCGGGGACACGCATTCAAGTCAGGATACCAATGGCGGCGCGCTGA
- a CDS encoding response regulator transcription factor: protein MRKHTQVDWEIFPKKTSRIEQVSDAPEKIDVSTLPPYNPPMTIRILLVDDHSVVRQGLRMFLSLDPDLEVVGEASNGVEGIEQVGKLKPNVVLMDLLMPVMDGITAIQQLRKEFPDIEVIALTSILEDDKIVGAVRAGAIGYLLKDTQADELCRAIKAAANGQVQLAPQAAVRLVREIKAPDRPEKLTGRETDVLRLLALGRSNKEIADELVIGEKTVKTHVSNILMKLGLSSRTQAALHAVRIGLVSS, encoded by the coding sequence ATGAGAAAGCACACACAAGTCGACTGGGAAATTTTCCCGAAGAAAACATCGCGTATCGAGCAAGTCAGTGATGCACCCGAAAAGATTGACGTCTCAACCCTGCCCCCATATAATCCGCCCATGACCATCCGCATTTTGTTGGTTGACGATCACAGCGTAGTCCGTCAGGGGTTGCGCATGTTCCTTTCACTCGACCCAGATTTGGAGGTGGTGGGCGAAGCGTCGAACGGGGTGGAAGGAATCGAACAAGTCGGCAAACTCAAACCCAATGTCGTGTTGATGGACCTGCTGATGCCCGTCATGGATGGGATCACAGCCATCCAGCAATTGCGAAAAGAATTTCCCGATATCGAAGTCATCGCGCTGACGAGTATTCTCGAGGACGATAAGATAGTGGGCGCGGTGCGGGCAGGGGCGATCGGGTATCTGCTCAAGGACACGCAAGCCGACGAACTCTGCCGCGCCATCAAAGCCGCCGCAAACGGACAGGTGCAACTCGCACCGCAAGCCGCGGTGCGTCTGGTGCGCGAGATCAAAGCACCCGACCGACCTGAGAAACTGACCGGGCGCGAAACGGATGTGTTGCGTCTGCTGGCTCTGGGACGCTCGAATAAAGAGATTGCCGACGAACTTGTGATCGGGGAAAAGACAGTTAAAACACATGTCAGCAACATTCTGATGAAGTTGGGATTATCCAGCCGCACACAAGCCGCACTCCATGCGGTGCGGATTGGATTGGTATCCAGTTAA
- the xylB gene encoding xylulokinase — protein sequence MSIFIGIDSSTTATKALLMNDQGSLLGVASSEYTYDTPHPLWSEQDPSLWWHGTLQSIRNVLQKTGVNVTQVKGIGMTGQMHGLVLLDENGDVLRPAILWNDQRTAAQCDAMRLKLGREKLIRITGNDALTGFTAPKILWVQEHEPEIWKRVRHILLPKDYVRYKMTGAFGMDKADGAGTILFDLAKRDWSAEVLSALNIPADYLPPTFEGTDATGELAASIAQELGLPAGIPVFGGGGDQAASAVGTGAVRAGVVSVSLGTSGVVFAATDSPVIEPDGRLHSFCHSVPNKWHLMGVMLSAAGSLRWHRDTFAPNTDFDSLLEPAEKIPAGSDGLFFLPYLTGERTPHPDPLARGAFIGLTVRHGLPHLTRSVLEGVSFGLRDSFELMKNAGLENITQVRVTGGGARSPLWRQILTDVLQAEVVTVNTTEGAAYGAALLAATGTGVFRSVESACDASVKITGSTSPNPVQAEKYQKSYVLYRELYPALKNIFAKI from the coding sequence ATGTCAATTTTCATCGGCATTGACTCTTCGACCACCGCCACCAAAGCCCTGCTTATGAATGATCAAGGCAGCCTGTTGGGCGTGGCTTCGAGCGAATATACCTACGATACACCGCACCCTTTGTGGAGCGAGCAGGACCCGTCCCTGTGGTGGCATGGCACGCTGCAAAGCATTCGCAATGTCCTGCAAAAAACAGGCGTGAATGTAACTCAAGTAAAAGGCATCGGAATGACAGGTCAGATGCATGGACTTGTTTTGTTGGATGAAAATGGGGATGTGCTTCGCCCCGCAATTTTATGGAACGATCAGCGTACCGCTGCGCAATGCGACGCCATGCGCCTCAAACTCGGACGGGAAAAGTTGATCCGGATCACCGGCAATGACGCGCTGACAGGTTTTACTGCTCCAAAAATTCTTTGGGTGCAGGAACACGAACCTGAAATATGGAAGCGCGTACGTCACATCCTTTTGCCCAAGGATTACGTCCGTTATAAAATGACAGGCGCCTTTGGCATGGATAAAGCCGATGGCGCGGGCACGATCCTCTTCGATCTGGCGAAGCGCGATTGGTCTGCGGAGGTGCTGTCTGCGCTGAATATTCCGGCCGACTACCTGCCCCCCACCTTCGAAGGCACGGATGCCACGGGTGAACTCGCCGCGTCCATTGCGCAGGAACTCGGTCTGCCCGCAGGCATTCCTGTGTTTGGCGGCGGTGGGGATCAGGCAGCGAGCGCGGTCGGCACGGGGGCAGTCCGCGCGGGCGTGGTGTCGGTCAGTCTCGGCACGTCTGGAGTGGTCTTTGCCGCCACCGATTCGCCCGTCATCGAACCCGATGGTCGCCTGCACTCCTTCTGTCATTCCGTGCCGAATAAATGGCACCTGATGGGCGTCATGCTCTCCGCGGCGGGAAGCCTGCGCTGGCATCGCGACACCTTTGCCCCGAACACTGATTTTGATTCCCTGCTCGAACCTGCCGAAAAGATTCCTGCGGGAAGTGATGGGCTCTTCTTCCTGCCCTACCTGACCGGCGAACGCACGCCTCACCCCGACCCGTTGGCACGCGGCGCCTTCATCGGCTTGACCGTCCGCCACGGCCTGCCCCACCTCACGCGCTCCGTGCTGGAAGGTGTCTCCTTTGGTCTGCGAGACAGTTTCGAATTGATGAAAAACGCAGGGCTGGAAAACATCACACAAGTGCGCGTCACAGGCGGCGGAGCGCGCAGTCCGTTGTGGCGGCAGATTTTGACGGATGTACTACAGGCCGAAGTCGTCACCGTCAACACGACGGAAGGCGCGGCGTACGGCGCGGCTCTTTTGGCAGCGACAGGCACGGGTGTGTTCCGAAGCGTGGAGTCCGCATGTGATGCGTCTGTAAAGATAACAGGGAGCACTTCGCCTAATCCTGTGCAAGCGGAAAAATATCAAAAGTCATATGTACTGTATCGGGAGTTATATCCAGCGCTGAAAAACATTTTTGCGAAGATCTAA
- the xylA gene encoding xylose isomerase, giving the protein MSDYIPKPEHKFTFGLWTVGNIGRDPFGGPVREQKSPAELVYLLGEVGAYGVNFHDNDLIPIDATPVEADVIKKEFRIALDETGIVVPMATTNLFSDPIFKDGAFTSNDPKVRAYALKKTMNAIDLGVEFGAKIYVFWGGREGTETDSSKNPMDAIKRSRDAMNFLCEYVRDQKYDLKFALEAKPNEPRADIFNPTTGHMLAFIETLDHPDMVGVNPEVAHEHMAGINFMHGVAQAWDAGKLFHIDLNDQYPGRYDQDFRFGARDIKAAFYLVKFLEDVGYDSPRHFDAHAYRTEDYDGVKDFARGCMRTYLILKEKAARFNADKEIQSLLAEINADDGSMSGYFGKYNTGKAKALKAHVFDRPAIGAHGLQYERLDQLTVELLFGIR; this is encoded by the coding sequence ATGTCTGATTACATCCCCAAACCTGAACATAAATTCACCTTCGGCTTATGGACCGTCGGCAACATTGGGCGCGACCCGTTCGGCGGACCCGTACGCGAGCAGAAATCCCCTGCTGAACTTGTTTACCTGTTGGGAGAAGTCGGCGCGTATGGTGTCAACTTCCACGACAACGACCTGATCCCCATCGACGCGACGCCCGTCGAAGCGGATGTCATCAAAAAGGAATTCCGCATAGCGCTGGATGAAACGGGCATCGTCGTGCCGATGGCGACGACAAATCTGTTCAGCGACCCGATCTTCAAGGACGGTGCGTTCACCAGCAACGACCCCAAAGTGCGCGCGTATGCCCTGAAAAAGACGATGAACGCCATTGATCTTGGCGTGGAGTTCGGCGCAAAGATCTACGTCTTCTGGGGCGGGCGCGAAGGGACGGAAACAGACTCCAGCAAGAATCCAATGGATGCGATCAAACGTTCGCGCGACGCGATGAACTTCCTGTGTGAATACGTCCGCGACCAGAAATATGACCTGAAGTTCGCGCTCGAAGCCAAGCCCAACGAACCGCGCGCAGACATCTTCAACCCGACGACAGGTCACATGCTGGCGTTCATCGAAACGCTCGACCATCCCGATATGGTCGGTGTGAATCCCGAAGTGGCGCACGAACACATGGCGGGCATCAACTTCATGCACGGTGTGGCGCAGGCATGGGACGCGGGCAAACTCTTCCACATCGACCTGAACGACCAGTACCCCGGACGTTACGATCAGGACTTCCGCTTTGGCGCGCGGGATATCAAAGCCGCATTCTACCTCGTTAAATTCCTCGAAGATGTGGGTTACGACAGCCCGCGTCATTTCGACGCGCACGCCTATCGCACCGAGGATTACGATGGCGTGAAGGACTTCGCCCGCGGCTGTATGCGTACCTATCTCATCCTGAAGGAAAAAGCCGCCCGCTTCAATGCCGACAAGGAGATCCAATCCCTGCTGGCCGAGATCAACGCGGACGATGGCTCGATGAGCGGCTACTTCGGCAAATACAACACAGGGAAAGCAAAAGCTCTCAAAGCACATGTCTTTGACCGTCCCGCCATCGGCGCGCACGGACTGCAATACGAACGGCTCGACCAATTGACCGTGGAACTCCTGTTCGGCATTCGATAA
- a CDS encoding glycoside hydrolase family 3 N-terminal domain-containing protein, whose product MTSIKKQVETLLSYMTLDEKLAQLGSWWMYELQTAGQLDSSKLKNKLGNGIGQITRVAGASTLDPVAAAKAGNRIQKFLLEETRLKIPAILHEESCSGAMILGGTAYPQMIGLASTFQPELAEKMTAEIRRQLLAIGARQSLAPVLDVSRDPRWGRTEETFGEDPTLVSHFGMAYIRGLQSDDLANGVMATGKHFIGHSLSQGGQNCAPVHIGRQELYDTFLGPFQAAIRDAGLASIMNSYPELDGEVVATSRHILTDLLRNELGFDGLVVSDYEAVDMIHYFHNAAADKSTAGRLALTAGIDVELPTIVCYGDPLKSALEAGDLDLETVNTAVSRHLQKKFELGLFENPYANEGNVLEVFETPEQRELTKEIAQQSMVLLKNNGLLPFKKDIDSLAVIGPNAHQVRSMLGDYSYEATKELLIYQSPENSAFVNLDHDATAKHGIKVVTVLDGITKIAASSAEIVYAKGCDNLSSDKSGFTEAIEIAKETDAIVLVLGDISGLVPTSTTGETRDSADLKLPGVQEDLAKEILAIGKPVAVVLINGRPYAIPFLDEKADAILEAWIPGEEGGTAVAKTLFGDANPGGKLPVTFPRHVGQLPIFYNHKPSGMKSHWYGDYVNEKAAPLYPFGHGLSYTTFGYENLSVKQKQASGGESVEISLKITNTGNVLGDEVIQLYIRDEVASSPRPVKELKGYARVTLEPSTSKTVAFNLPVDQLAFYNSELDLILEPGRILVMVGSSSDDIRLTGEFEIIGKGSMPVKERVFVCPVDIR is encoded by the coding sequence ATGACATCGATAAAAAAACAAGTTGAGACCTTACTCTCATATATGACGCTGGACGAAAAACTCGCCCAGCTTGGTTCCTGGTGGATGTATGAATTGCAGACCGCAGGTCAATTGGATTCGTCCAAGCTGAAAAACAAACTCGGGAATGGTATCGGGCAGATCACCCGCGTGGCGGGCGCATCCACGCTCGACCCAGTTGCGGCGGCAAAGGCAGGGAACCGAATCCAGAAGTTCCTGCTCGAAGAGACGCGGCTCAAGATCCCCGCCATTTTGCACGAGGAAAGTTGTTCGGGCGCGATGATCCTGGGCGGCACTGCCTACCCACAGATGATCGGGCTTGCCAGCACCTTCCAGCCTGAACTGGCGGAAAAAATGACTGCCGAGATCCGCAGGCAATTGCTCGCCATCGGCGCGCGTCAATCGCTGGCTCCAGTGCTGGATGTCTCGCGTGACCCGCGCTGGGGGCGCACCGAAGAGACTTTTGGCGAAGACCCCACGCTGGTCAGTCACTTTGGCATGGCATACATCCGCGGATTGCAAAGCGATGACCTGGCGAACGGTGTCATGGCAACGGGTAAACATTTCATCGGTCACAGCCTTTCGCAGGGCGGGCAGAACTGCGCTCCCGTTCACATCGGCAGGCAGGAATTGTATGACACGTTCCTGGGTCCATTCCAAGCCGCCATTCGCGATGCAGGGCTGGCGTCCATTATGAATTCCTATCCCGAACTGGACGGCGAAGTGGTGGCAACCTCCCGCCACATCCTGACCGACCTGCTGCGAAATGAACTCGGCTTCGACGGTCTGGTCGTTTCAGATTACGAAGCCGTGGACATGATTCATTACTTCCACAACGCGGCAGCGGATAAATCCACTGCGGGACGACTTGCATTGACTGCGGGAATCGACGTCGAATTGCCGACCATAGTCTGCTACGGCGACCCGCTCAAGTCCGCGCTCGAAGCGGGTGACCTGGATCTCGAAACTGTGAACACCGCTGTCAGCCGCCACCTGCAAAAGAAGTTCGAACTTGGTCTGTTTGAAAATCCCTACGCCAACGAAGGCAATGTGCTGGAAGTCTTTGAAACACCCGAACAACGTGAACTAACAAAAGAGATTGCTCAACAAAGCATGGTTTTGTTAAAAAATAACGGATTACTGCCATTCAAAAAAGACATTGACTCATTGGCAGTGATTGGACCAAATGCACATCAAGTACGAAGTATGTTAGGTGATTATTCGTATGAAGCTACGAAGGAATTATTGATATATCAATCACCTGAAAATTCGGCTTTTGTAAATTTAGATCATGACGCGACTGCAAAACATGGTATTAAAGTAGTCACGGTGTTAGACGGCATTACAAAAATTGCAGCATCATCTGCTGAGATTGTTTATGCCAAAGGCTGCGACAATTTATCGTCAGATAAAAGCGGGTTTACGGAAGCAATTGAAATTGCAAAAGAAACCGATGCGATTGTTTTGGTGTTGGGAGATATTTCCGGTTTGGTGCCAACTTCTACCACTGGTGAAACACGCGATAGCGCTGACCTCAAATTACCTGGCGTGCAAGAAGATTTGGCAAAAGAAATTCTTGCAATAGGCAAGCCGGTGGCAGTTGTGTTAATAAACGGACGCCCGTATGCAATTCCATTTTTGGATGAAAAAGCAGACGCAATTCTCGAAGCGTGGATTCCCGGCGAAGAAGGCGGCACTGCAGTTGCCAAAACACTTTTTGGTGATGCCAACCCCGGCGGAAAACTGCCCGTCACCTTCCCGCGTCATGTCGGTCAACTGCCCATTTTTTACAACCACAAACCTTCGGGCATGAAGTCGCATTGGTACGGCGATTACGTCAACGAAAAAGCCGCGCCGCTGTACCCGTTCGGGCACGGGCTGAGCTACACAACTTTCGGGTATGAGAATCTGTCTGTCAAGCAAAAACAGGCGTCGGGCGGTGAGAGCGTGGAAATTTCGCTCAAGATCACCAACACAGGAAACGTCTTAGGCGACGAAGTCATCCAGCTTTACATTCGAGATGAAGTCGCCAGCAGCCCGCGCCCGGTGAAGGAACTCAAAGGCTATGCGCGTGTGACACTCGAACCATCCACCTCAAAAACCGTGGCCTTCAACCTGCCCGTTGACCAATTGGCTTTTTACAACTCCGAACTGGACCTCATCCTCGAGCCCGGGCGGATCCTTGTGATGGTCGGAAGTTCCAGCGACGACATCCGCCTGACGGGTGAATTTGAGATCATCGGCAAAGGAAGTATGCCTGTCAAGGAGCGCGTGTTCGTTTGCCCGGTGGACATCCGTTAG